CACCTGCGGCGCCGATGGCGGCGTGTCGGCCGACGGCCCGTAATGCACCAGGTAACCACCAAAGAACCGACCCAGCTCGTCTTCGAGCATGCGCCGCTCTTCTTCCAGCAAAAACTGCCCAATCGGCCCGGACAGCCATTCACGGGCTGCGCTGATCAGGGCCAGCCACTCGGGATCGGCCTGGGCGAACGCTTTATCAGTCATTGCATTCTCCAACTCGCCTAGACGTTCTAAGATGCACCAATGTGTTCAACTTGGCGAATCGAAGAATGATACAGATCAGTGCTCTACCCGCCTTCACCGACAACTACATCTGGTTGTTACAGGATGAGCGAACCCAACGTTGCGCCGTGGTCGATCCCGGTGACGCCGCGCCGGTAATTGCCTGGCTTGAGCAGAACCCGGCCTGGGTACTCGGCGACATCCTGGTCACTCACCATCACCATGATCATGTCGGCGGTGTCGAGCAACTCAAAAAGCTCACGGGTGCCAAGGTCTACGGCCCAGCTAACGAAAACATCCCGGCACGGGACGTCGACTTGCAGGACAACGACCGCATCATCGTGCTCGGCCTGGACTTCGCCGTGTACGCAGTGCCCGGCCACACCCTCGGCCATATCGCTTATTACCATCAGGGCGTGTTGCTGTGTGGCGACACGCTGTTTGCCGCCGGTTGCGGTCGCCTGTTCGAAGGCACTCCGGAGCAGATGCATACCTCGCTCGAGCGCCTGGCCGCCCTGCCCCCCGACACCCTGGTGTACTGCACCCACGAATACACACAAAGTAACCTCAAGTTTGCCCAAGCCGTGGAACCGCACAACGCCGACATCGCAGAACGGGTGGCGCAGGTCGCCCAGTTACGGGCCCGTGGCGAGATGACGCTGCCCTCCAACCTGGCGCTTGAAAAACGTACTAACCCTTTTCTGCGCACCTCTGAAACATCCGTTAAACAAAAAGCGGACGAACGGAACGGCCGCGACAACCGCTCTGGGGCCGAGGTGTTTGCTAGCTTGAGGGCCTGGAAAGATAAGTTCTAAGCTGAAGCGATCTGATACGAAATTTCTGAATGGTTGACCGGAACCAAAGCGCTTTCTAGAATCGCCCGACATTTTTGCCCGGAACTTACTTCCAGCCAATGTCGTCATCTATTCGTAAAT
This genomic stretch from Pseudomonas orientalis harbors:
- the gloB gene encoding hydroxyacylglutathione hydrolase, which gives rise to MIQISALPAFTDNYIWLLQDERTQRCAVVDPGDAAPVIAWLEQNPAWVLGDILVTHHHHDHVGGVEQLKKLTGAKVYGPANENIPARDVDLQDNDRIIVLGLDFAVYAVPGHTLGHIAYYHQGVLLCGDTLFAAGCGRLFEGTPEQMHTSLERLAALPPDTLVYCTHEYTQSNLKFAQAVEPHNADIAERVAQVAQLRARGEMTLPSNLALEKRTNPFLRTSETSVKQKADERNGRDNRSGAEVFASLRAWKDKF